Part of the Crossiella cryophila genome, GTCCACCTTCAGTGAGTTCATCTTCACCCGGCAGGGGGCCAGGCTGGTCGGCATCAGCATGCTGGCCACCGCCTTCGCCTCACTGGTCCTCGGCGCCGCGCTGATCAGCGCCAAGGTGCCGGGCTGCCGGGCCGCGGCCTGGCTGATCGGGGTGTGGGCGGTGGGCCTCGGCATCGCCGCGGTGTTCCCGATGGAACCGGTGCACGAGCCGCTGACCGCGCACGGGGCTGTGCACCGCTACGCCGCGCTGACCGGGTTCATCACCTTGCCACTGGCCGGATTGCTGCTGGCGGCGCAGTTCCGCGCGCATCCGGAGTGGGCCTCGCTGACCCGCACACTGCGGGTGCTCTCCACCCTCGGACTGGCCGGGGTGCTGGCCTTCCTGGTCACCTTCCTGCCGCTGGCGCGACCGCTGTGGCTGCTCGGCGAACGCGGCTACAGCGGCCTCACCGAACGGCTGCTGCTGGCGGTGCACGTGCTGCTGTTGCTGGTGCTGGCCTGGCGGCTGCGCAGGCACGCAGCGCAGCCGGAGATCACCCCGAAGCGGGAACCCGCACTCGTCCGTGGCGAACGCTGTTGACGTCCACAATGGACCCCTAGCGTGGACGGATGCGCCGAATCGCCGCCCTGGCCGCCCTGCTCGCGGCCGTCGCCGTCAGCCCAGCCGCCACCGCAACCCCCGGCACCACGCTGAACTTCACCGCCACCCGCAAGCTGATCACGCTGCCGCAGTTCCCGGTGCCCGGCACCGGTTACGCGGTGCAGTCCGAGCTGGCCAACACCGACGGCTCGGCGGCGGGCAAGCTCACCATCAACTGCACCGTGGTCGCGCTGACCGTGGACCTGCCGCCGCTGATCGAGGCGCAGTGCCTGCACATCTTCCGCTTCCAGGACAACGCGGAGATCCACACCACCGCCCGGGTGACCAGGAAGCTGGCCAGCCAGGAGACCCACCGGGCCGCCATCGTCGGCGGCACCGGCCGGTTCCGGGGTATCGAGGGCGAGGGCACGATCGTCTTCGACACCGAGACCACGGTGAAGTACAGCCTGGACTACGACGTCTAGGGGGTCGTGATCGCGGCGACCATCAGGTGCCGCATGGCCGCGGTCACCTCGGCCGCCGGCAACGGCCGCTCGGCCGCCTGCCACTCCCGCAGCAGCCCGGTCACCGCACCCACCAGCGCGGTCGCGATCAGGTGGTAGTCCCGGTCAGGGGCCTGGCCGCGGCGGGCCGCGCGGGTGGCCTCGCCCTCGATCAGCGTGGTCCACTCGGCCACCCAGCGCTGGTGCTGGCGCTCCATCGCCGGGCTCACCCCGACCGCCTCCACGTAGGCCAGCCGGGGCCTGCGCGGGTCGGCGGTGATGTCGGCCATGAACACATCCAGCAGGGTGCCGATGCGGGCCGGTGCGTCCGCGGCCTCCGGCAGCGTGCGCAGCGCGCCGACCACGTGGTGCAGCGCGACCGCGTTGATGTCGTTGTGCAGGCTCAGCAGCAGGGCCTCCTTGTTCGCGAACTCCTCGTAGAAGTTCCGCGTGGAGACCCCGGCGTGCGTGCACAGCTGCTCGATGCGGGTGCCGTGGTAGCCGGCGGTGGTGAACAGCTCCAGCGCGGCCTCGACCAGCCGGGCTCGGCGGTCGGCCTTGCGCTGTTCGGGACGCATGCCGCGGTAGATGCGCGCGGTGGTCCCCGTCTCCTGGGCCATACGACCAGCGTAGATCGTTCGGGGGGTGTTCGATTGTTAAGTGGTCATGACCATTGCCACATCTGGTCCGGACGGCCTAGCGTGTGAAAATCTCGATTACCAGAGCGAGCGTCCAGGAGGTCGCCCGTGTCGCCGTCCCCCCGACTCCGCCTGCTCAGCGCCTGTCTGCTGACCGTGTTGGCGCTGACCACCCTGCCCGGCACCGCCACCGCAGCCCCGGCCGCGGTACCCCTGCCCTCCGCCGACCCCTTCTACCAACCGCCGAATCCGCTGCCCGCCGGAAAGCCCGGTGACCTGCTGCGATCCCGTCAGGTCAAGGTCACCGTGCTCGGCCTGGAGGTGCCGGTCTCGGCCTGGCAGATCCTCTACCGCTCCACCTCGGCCGCCGGCGCGCCGATGGCGGTCTCCGGCACGATCCTGGTGCCGCGCACCCCGTCCACCGGCAAACCGCGTCAGCTGGTCAGCTACGCCGTCGGCGCGCACGGCCTGCACGAGACCTGCGCGCCCTCCTACAAGATGCGCACCGGCACCGAGAACGAGGTGGCCCTGATCGGCCAGTTCCTGCTCGC contains:
- a CDS encoding DUF998 domain-containing protein; this encodes MDPTLRLLTRLLATSALCWLACAAAVAFFIDYVYFGALDPFRSTFSEFIFTRQGARLVGISMLATAFASLVLGAALISAKVPGCRAAAWLIGVWAVGLGIAAVFPMEPVHEPLTAHGAVHRYAALTGFITLPLAGLLLAAQFRAHPEWASLTRTLRVLSTLGLAGVLAFLVTFLPLARPLWLLGERGYSGLTERLLLAVHVLLLLVLAWRLRRHAAQPEITPKREPALVRGERC
- a CDS encoding TetR/AcrR family transcriptional regulator, giving the protein MAQETGTTARIYRGMRPEQRKADRRARLVEAALELFTTAGYHGTRIEQLCTHAGVSTRNFYEEFANKEALLLSLHNDINAVALHHVVGALRTLPEAADAPARIGTLLDVFMADITADPRRPRLAYVEAVGVSPAMERQHQRWVAEWTTLIEGEATRAARRGQAPDRDYHLIATALVGAVTGLLREWQAAERPLPAAEVTAAMRHLMVAAITTP